Below is a genomic region from Anaerolineae bacterium.
CTCCCCCGCCTCACCGCACCGCCTCCACCCGGCTGACGGCCAGCCGGCGGTCCGGCCAAGGCCTCCCCAAATACTCCCAGCACCCTTCATCACATGCTCGTTCCACCGCCGTGCCGAGCAGGGCGCCGCGCACCCCGATGAGCAGATAAGCCTGACCTACATCTTTCACCATGCGGCCGGAGCCGCCGTAATGCGCCAGGGCGCGGATCAGATCGAGGGAAACGCCGGCGCCGGCGCGGCCGGCCGCGGCGATAACCGTCCCATCCGGTAGGGCCATCAGCCACTCCGCCAAGGAGAAGCGCTCCGCCGGCACCGCCAGGTCCGCCACCCGCCACAGGGGCGCCGTGTGGTCTCCCGGCGGCAGGGCCAGCACCTCCATGCAGGATCGGCACTCCTCGGCCACCAGATACTGTTTCCCCTCCAGGTAGATCGCGGCGTAATCGCCGGCCTCCCGGCCGGCGGCGACCACCGCCAGGTCCGCCGGCGCTTCCACCCCCGTCGCACCGATGGTGCGGGCATGTGCTTCCGCCTTCCCGCCGGCGCAGTCCCATCCCAGAATGTACAGGCCGGGCTCCGGCCGGCGCGGCAGGGGCAGGCTGTAATAGGTCTCCGCCCCTCCGAAGAAATGCCATTCGCCCAGCGACCGCCCATCCCAGGAGAGCCGACAGCGTACCTGGTCCGCGGCGGACTGCACGCCCAGCACCACCGAACGGGCCTCCGCCCAGATCGGCACCAGCAGATAGGACCGGTCGCCGATGCTCCAGGTCGCCGGCTGGCCCGCTATCCGGTCATCGAAGGGGGACCAGCCTCCCAGCAGGAAGGGGCGCGCCGCCGGCGAGCCGAGCGTGAGGCGTGAGAAATCGGCGTCGGGCGGTGTCAGGCGGTAGACCCAGGCCGGCCCAAAGACGCCGGCCCAGGTCAGCCCCTCCAGCTCCGTGTAGAAATCCGGCGTGAAGCGCTCCAATTGATCCGGAGGCAGTTGATCGCGGTGCACGATGACATAGTCCACGCCCAGCCGGCGCAGTACATCCACCGTCTCCTGATTGGGGAAGTCCTGCATCATCTTGCTCAGCGCCAGGTACCCTGGGGGGAAGATGCCGCTGTAGCCGTTGACCAGCCGATGCCAGTGCCGCGTGGACTGGGCCAGGTACACGATGTCATGGGAAAAGGCCGGGTACACGTCAATGGGCAGTTCCAGCACGCTCACATCCGCCGGCTGTTCCGTCAGCCAGCGGTACACTTCCGGCGTTGGCGACGCGGTATATGCCTGCGCCAGCGGCAGGGGCGCGCTCCAATACTCCAGCACGATGAGGAACGCCGCCGCGCCGCCGGCCAGCCGGCGCCAGCGCGCTCGCCCATCGCCCAACAGATGTCCCATGCCTACCGCCGCCAGAGCCGCCAGCCCCAGCATAACCAGCACGGCAAAGCGCGCCGGCACCCGCACCGCCTGAAAGCCGGGCAGATAGCGCCACAGCAAGATATACGGCCCGCGCACCAGCGCCCTGCCGGCCGCGTGAATGGTCGGCCCCAGGGAGAGGACGCCGGCGGTCAGCGCCAGCGCCAGCAGGGTCCAGCACCAGGCGTGCACGGCGCGCGACCGGGCGCGCAGGCCGGCCCACAGGCCGGCGCCGGCCAGCAGGAGCGCCAGCAACCCCGGCCATAAGGCCCCTTCCGGCTCCTTGCGCCAGGGCGCCGTCAGCGTCCCATACAGCAGATTGCCCGCCGGCGCCGCCAGATAGTTCAGCGCATCCGGCGAGAGTTGGGTCACGTAGCTGAGGGAGCGGCCGGCGTCCAGCAGTTCCGCGGTGCGGGCGTACGGCAGGTAGACCGGCATCAGGGCGGCGCCGGCCAGCAGGCCGGTCAGCGCCAGCGCACCCAGCCGGCGCGCCGCGACCCGCCACTCGCCCCACCAGTGCCCGAGGAGCATGATCACAGCGGCAATGACCAGCCCGACCGCCAGGAACAGGGTATAATAGACACTGGAAAGGCCCTGCAGGACGATAAACAGCCCCAACAGGAACATGTCCCGCCGGCGCCCCTGCCGCACGACCCGCTCCAGGAGCAACAGGGCAAAGGGCATCCACTGGGCGCTCAGATTCTGGAAATGATGAAGCTGGCCCATTTTGTAGGGGCAGAAGGCGAAGACCAGGCCGGCGATCAGGCCGGCGGCGCGGCTCCCGCTCAGCCGGCGGCCCAGCAGATAGGCGCCGAAGCCCGACAGGGTGAATGACAGGAGCACCAGCAGGTTATGCACGGCCACGGCATTCCGCCAAAGAAGTTGGAACGGCAGGCCCAATACGGCACTGCCCAGCAGATGCTCGGAATAGGCCAGGGCGTAAGGATAGGGGTAGAAGATGTTGCCCTGAAAGAGATGGGCCGGCTCCGTCAGCAGGGCATGGGCATCCCATGCCATGATCCAGCTATTGAGCTGGGGATCCTCCGCCGGCTGTACCACGGCGCGCTCCAGCTCCCGCGCCAACGGCCAGGTCATGACCACAGCGAGGGCCAGGAACAGCAACAGGATGGCCGCCTCCCGCACCGCATCCTGCCGGCCCATGGGGCTAGCTTTCCTCCTTCCGCTGGCCGCGCATGCCAATAACGCGCGCCGGCACCCCGACGGCGATGCCCAGCGGCGGCACGTCGCGAGTGACCACCGCGCCGGCGCCGATGACCGCACCGTCCCCGATGGTCACGCCGTCCAGCACCTTGACCCCCAGCCCCAGCCAGACGTCATCCCCGATGACGATATCCCCCTTGCTGGTGATGGGCTGTTCCCGCATGGAGCGGTCGGGGTCCTCGAAGCCGTGCTCGTAGGGGCTGAAGCCGCAACCGGGCGCGATCTGCACATGGGCGCCGATGCGCGTGTCGCGCAGGAAGCCCTTGATATTACAGTTCGCCTGGATATGGGTATCGTGCCCGATGTACACACTGCCGCCGGCGCCGATCTCGATGATGGTGCCGCGGTAAATGTGCACGCGCTCCCCCAGCACCACCTTTCCCCCGTCCGCATGGCTGAAGATGGTCACATAATCGTCAATGAAACAGTTGGCCCCGATCTCCAGACGCCGGCAGGCGATCTGCGCCTTCGGGGAGATATACGGTTTGCGGGTCACCTGGGCCAGGATGCGGCGGTCCTTGTAGGGGCCGGCCAGCCAGCCGGCGATGCCGACGCACAGCCGGCCCAGCGCCGGCCAGTCGGACAGGCTCATCAATGCCTTGAGCACCAGACGCAGAGCACGTCGTGCCATGGATACTCCTCGCTTCACAGGGACGTCAGCGCACATAGCCGTTCTGTCGGAACCATTCCACCGCCTCGGCAAAGGCTTCTTCCAGAGGGGTCTGCGGCAGGCCCAGCTCGCGGATGGCGCGCGCCGGGTTGCAGGTCAGCGCCGGCGGCTGGTACCCCCGCCCCGCACGCGAAGCCCCGCCCAGCCAGCGCAGGGGGTTGCGGGAGCGCCCTCGCGGCGGACGTACCCCGCTGACCCGCTCCATCAGGCGGTAAAAATCCTCCCGCATCAGGTTGCCGGCGGCGTTGCCCAGGATGTAGCGCTGGCCAGGCCGGCCGCGCCGCGCCGCCAGGATATGGCCGGCGGCCACATCCCGCACGGAGATGAAATTGATGCCCCCCTCCAGGTACGACGGTTCGCGCCCGTTCAGGTAGTCCACGATGCGCTGGCCGGTACTGCTGGGCTTGAGATCGCCGGCGCCCACCGGCGCGCAGGGATTCACGACCACCACCGGCAGGCCATCCTGCGCCATGGACAGCGCCACTGTCTCCGCCAGGTATTTGGAGCGGGCGTAATGGCTCCCCTGCTCCCAGAGGTTGAACTCCGTCTCCTCGGTGGGCAGGGAACCGTCCGCCGGCCGGCCGATCGTGCCGATAGTGCTGGTGTGCACCACCCGGCGCACGCCGGCGCGCCGCGCCGCTTTCAACAGGGTCTTGGTGCCGCCCACATTGACCTCGTACATCAGCGGGCCATCCTCCTCCCGGGTGCTGTACAGGGCCGCCACATGATACAGCTCCTCACAGCCGGCCAGCGCCTCTGCCAGCGACTCGGGGTCGCGCAGGTCCCCCTCCGCGATCTCGACGTCCAGGCCGGCCAGGTTGCGCCGATCGCTCCCCGGCCGCACCAGCACCCGCACCTGCGTGCCCTCTTCCAGCAGGAACCGGGCCACCCACATCCCGACAAATCCCGTCGCGCCAGTGACCAATGCCCTCACCCCAGGTTCCTCCGCAACACCGCCATGGCCCGCCGCAGGACCGAGCCGCGCGGTT
It encodes:
- a CDS encoding NAD-dependent epimerase/dehydratase family protein, which codes for MRALVTGATGFVGMWVARFLLEEGTQVRVLVRPGSDRRNLAGLDVEIAEGDLRDPESLAEALAGCEELYHVAALYSTREEDGPLMYEVNVGGTKTLLKAARRAGVRRVVHTSTIGTIGRPADGSLPTEETEFNLWEQGSHYARSKYLAETVALSMAQDGLPVVVVNPCAPVGAGDLKPSSTGQRIVDYLNGREPSYLEGGINFISVRDVAAGHILAARRGRPGQRYILGNAAGNLMREDFYRLMERVSGVRPPRGRSRNPLRWLGGASRAGRGYQPPALTCNPARAIRELGLPQTPLEEAFAEAVEWFRQNGYVR
- a CDS encoding acyltransferase, whose amino-acid sequence is MARRALRLVLKALMSLSDWPALGRLCVGIAGWLAGPYKDRRILAQVTRKPYISPKAQIACRRLEIGANCFIDDYVTIFSHADGGKVVLGERVHIYRGTIIEIGAGGSVYIGHDTHIQANCNIKGFLRDTRIGAHVQIAPGCGFSPYEHGFEDPDRSMREQPITSKGDIVIGDDVWLGLGVKVLDGVTIGDGAVIGAGAVVTRDVPPLGIAVGVPARVIGMRGQRKEES